The Pantoea eucalypti sequence CTCGATTCAGGCGCAGGTGGTGAACCTGCTGCAGCAGTTGCAGCGGGAAATGGGCTTGTCGCTGATTTTCATTGCGCACGATCTGGCGGTGGTGAAACACATCTCTGACCGGGTGCTGGTGATGTATCTGGGGCATGCGGTGGAGCTGGGGACTTACAAAGAGGTCTACACCAATCCGCAGCATCCATACACCCGTGCGCTGATGTCTGCTGTACCGATTCCCGATCCGGATAAAGAGAAGAACAAGGAGATTCAGCTGCTGGAAGGGGAGCTGCCGTCGCCGATTAATCCGCCATCCGGCTGCGTATTCCGCACCCGTTGTCCGATTGCCGGTCCGGAATGTGCGAAAACCCGTCCGCTTCTGGAAGGCAGTTTCCACCATGCGGTATCCTGTCTGAAAGTCGACCCGCTATAATGCAAAACGCCGGGCACTTGCCCGGCGTTTTCTTATCTGCTTTGACGCTTATTCACGCCACAGGATATGACAGAGCTTGTGATCTTTTTCGCGACACAACAACACGCGAGCAAAGACGTCGGTAATCGGTTCACCGTCCGCTTCACCCAACCCAATCACCACCTCGGCGAAAAAGTCAGGGTTCAGATCGAAATCGACATGATCTTTCCAGTCTTCAGACGGATCAAACAGCTCTGCGCCACCGCGCTCTTCGAACTGCAGATTGAAGATAATGACGTCTGCCGGATCAAGATTGTCGACAGCCAGTTCAAGAAAGATATCGTAGGCTTGTTCCAGCGTTTCATCTTCGGTAAGGCGATTATTTAAATCCATAGTCTGTCCTGTCGGCCTGCGGCCATTTACACAATCTGGCTCGTTTTACAGTAAAGGGCTGAAGAAGTAAAACAGTCGTTCGACGATGCGCTGCCACCACGCACGTTTTGCCCAGCGCTTGCCATCCAGCAGGCGGGAACGGGCGATATAATCATCCTGCACACAGGCGAGATCGCTGCCAAAACCGGCATCATCGACCACCAGCGTCACTTCAAAATTGAGCCATAAACTGCGCATATCCAGGTTCACGGTGCCCACCAGGCTCAGCTGTCCATCGACCAGCACGCTTTTAGTGTGCAGCAGACCATCTTCAAACTGATAGATTTTCACGCCCGCTTCCAGCATCTCGCTGAAGAAGGAGCGGCTGGCCCAGCCGACCAGCAGCGAGTCGTTATGACGCGGCACAATCACGCTGACATTAACGCCACGCTGTGCGGCCGTACAGATAGCATGCAGCAGGTCGTCGCTCGGCACTAAGTAAGGAGTCGTCATGATCAGCTGCTCACGCGCTGAATAGACCGCGGTCAGCAGCGCCTGATGAATCATATCTTCCGGGAAGCCAGGACCGGAGGCGATGACCTGCACCGTGTGGCCGCTCTCCTGTTCAAACGGCATGATGTTGCGATCGGGCGGCGGCGGCAGAATGCGCTTACCGGTCTCAATCTCCCAGTCGCAGCTGAAAACAATGCCCATCGCGGTCGCTACCGGACCTTCCATACGCGCCATCAGGTCAATCCACTGGCCTACGCCCGCGCTTTGTTTAAAGAAGCGCGGATCGACCAGGTTCATGCTGCCGGTATAGGCGATGTAATTATCAATCAGAACGATTTTTCGATGCTGGCGGAGATCCATTCGTCGCAGGAAGACGCGCAGCAGGCTAACCTGCAACGCCTCTACGACATCGATCCCGGCATTGCGCATCATGCCCACCCAGGGACTGCGGAAAAAGTCGACGCTGCCCGCTGAGTCGAGCAGCAGTCGGCAGTGAACGCCACGGCGCGAGGCCGCCATCAGCGATTCTGCGACTTCATCTGCCAGCCCACCGGGATGCCAGATATAAAAAACCATCTCTATGTTGTGGCGTGCCAGTTGAATATCACGAATCAGCGCCTGCATAACATCGTCAGAGCTGGTAAGCAGCTGAAGCTGGTTTCCCTTGACCCCGGCAATGCCCTGGCGATGGTAACAAAGCTCGAAGAGCGAGCGAGCAACGTCACTGTGTTCAGTGGCAAAAATTTCACGGCACTGTTTCAGGTCACTGAGCCAGCGGGCGGTAGACGGCCACATGGTGCGCGCACGCTCCGCACGACGTTTACCC is a genomic window containing:
- a CDS encoding HI1450 family dsDNA-mimic protein; amino-acid sequence: MDLNNRLTEDETLEQAYDIFLELAVDNLDPADVIIFNLQFEERGGAELFDPSEDWKDHVDFDLNPDFFAEVVIGLGEADGEPITDVFARVLLCREKDHKLCHILWRE
- the cls gene encoding cardiolipin synthase; translation: MTTFYTLISWLLVFGYWLLIAGVTLRVLMKRRAVTSAMAWLLVIYILPLVGIIAYLSFGELHLGKRRAERARTMWPSTARWLSDLKQCREIFATEHSDVARSLFELCYHRQGIAGVKGNQLQLLTSSDDVMQALIRDIQLARHNIEMVFYIWHPGGLADEVAESLMAASRRGVHCRLLLDSAGSVDFFRSPWVGMMRNAGIDVVEALQVSLLRVFLRRMDLRQHRKIVLIDNYIAYTGSMNLVDPRFFKQSAGVGQWIDLMARMEGPVATAMGIVFSCDWEIETGKRILPPPPDRNIMPFEQESGHTVQVIASGPGFPEDMIHQALLTAVYSAREQLIMTTPYLVPSDDLLHAICTAAQRGVNVSVIVPRHNDSLLVGWASRSFFSEMLEAGVKIYQFEDGLLHTKSVLVDGQLSLVGTVNLDMRSLWLNFEVTLVVDDAGFGSDLACVQDDYIARSRLLDGKRWAKRAWWQRIVERLFYFFSPLL